In Macaca fascicularis isolate 582-1 chromosome 15, T2T-MFA8v1.1, one genomic interval encodes:
- the LOC107127636 gene encoding uncharacterized protein, producing the protein MSGMRRYEVALEAEEEIYWGCFYFFPWLRMWRRERSSAHPGEQKLEPLRGLMSCLSSGLGPAPQRSGRSLPRRSPTAAAQPASALKI; encoded by the exons ATGTCGGGAATGAGGAGATACGAAGTGGCGCTGGAGGCGGAGGAGGA GATCTACTGGGGCTGTTTCTACTTTTTCCCCTGGCTGCGCATGTGGCGGAGGGAGCGGAG CTCGGCGCACCCCGGGGAGCAGAAGCTGGAGCCTCTGCGAGGCCTGATGAGCTGTCTGTCCAGCGGCCTGGGCCCTGCTCCCCAGCGCTCGGGTCGTAGCCTCCCCCGCCGCAGCCCCACCGCCGCTGCCCAGCCAGCCAGTGCATTAAAGATTTAA
- the CCL27 gene encoding C-C motif chemokine 27, whose amino-acid sequence MKGPSTFCSLLLLSLLLSPDPTAAFLLPPSTACCTQLYRKPLSDKLLRKVIRVELQEADGDCHLQAFVLHLAQRSICIHPQNPSLSQWFEHQERKLHGTLPNLNFGMLRKMG is encoded by the exons ATGAAGGGGCCCTCAACCTTCTGCAGTCTCCTGCTCCTGTCATTGCTCCTGAGCCCAGACCCTACAGCAG CATTCCTACTGCCACCCAGCACTGCCTGCTGTACTCAGCTCTACCGAAAGCCACTCTCAGACAAGCTACTGAGGAAGGTCATCCGGGTGGAACTGCAGGAGGCTGATGGGGACTGTCATCTCCAGGCTTTCGT GCTTCACCTGGCTCAACGCAGCATCTGCATCCACCCCCAGAACCCCAGCCTGTCACAGTGGTTTGAGCACCAAGAGAGAAAGCTCCACGGGACTCTGCCCAACCTGAATTTTGGGATGCTAAGGAAAATGGGCTGA